In Streptomyces chartreusis, the following proteins share a genomic window:
- the efeO gene encoding iron uptake system protein EfeO, giving the protein MRTVRLPVTTAIAAVAALTAVTGCTEKGSTEGGDRVVNVTSTDDKCEVSKKEFPAGHVELAIENKGSKVTEVYILFPDDRIVTERENIGPGTKQRVTAEVKAGDYTIACKPGMKGDGIRQTVKATGKGAAAKRDPRLDEAVAAYRKYAQEQADETLPLAEAFAKAVKDGDLEAAKKAYATSRIGWERTEPVAESFGDIDPKVDVREDGLEDGQDPATDWTGWHRLEKSLWQDKKIGDREKELADQLITDLKDWQNRVGKAEITPTSMANGAKELLDEVATGKVTGEEERYSHTDLVDFKANVEGAEKAYALLKPVAQENDPALVTELDKQFGALNTLLDKYRADKSSYDFTSYDKVTKAQQKELSDGVNALAEPLSKLAAAVVVK; this is encoded by the coding sequence ATGCGCACCGTCAGACTCCCCGTCACCACCGCCATCGCCGCCGTGGCGGCTCTGACCGCAGTCACGGGGTGCACCGAGAAGGGGAGCACCGAGGGCGGCGACCGGGTCGTCAACGTGACCTCGACGGACGACAAGTGCGAGGTGTCGAAGAAGGAGTTCCCGGCCGGCCACGTCGAGCTCGCCATCGAGAACAAGGGCTCCAAGGTCACCGAGGTCTACATCCTCTTCCCGGACGACCGCATCGTCACCGAGCGCGAGAACATAGGCCCCGGCACCAAGCAGCGCGTCACCGCCGAGGTGAAGGCGGGCGACTACACGATCGCCTGCAAGCCCGGCATGAAGGGCGACGGCATCCGGCAGACCGTCAAGGCCACCGGCAAGGGCGCCGCCGCCAAGCGGGACCCGCGCCTGGACGAGGCCGTGGCCGCCTATCGCAAGTACGCCCAGGAGCAGGCCGACGAGACCCTGCCGCTCGCCGAGGCGTTCGCGAAGGCGGTCAAGGACGGCGACCTGGAGGCCGCGAAGAAGGCCTACGCCACCTCCCGCATCGGCTGGGAGCGCACCGAGCCGGTCGCCGAGTCCTTCGGCGACATCGACCCGAAGGTCGACGTGCGCGAGGACGGCCTGGAGGACGGCCAGGACCCGGCCACGGACTGGACCGGCTGGCACCGGCTGGAGAAGTCCCTGTGGCAGGACAAGAAGATCGGCGACCGTGAGAAGGAGCTCGCCGACCAGCTCATCACTGACCTGAAGGACTGGCAGAACCGGGTCGGCAAGGCCGAGATCACCCCGACCTCGATGGCCAACGGCGCCAAGGAGCTGCTGGACGAGGTCGCCACCGGCAAGGTCACCGGCGAGGAGGAGCGCTACTCGCACACCGACCTCGTCGACTTCAAGGCCAACGTCGAGGGCGCGGAGAAGGCGTACGCGCTGCTGAAGCCGGTCGCCCAGGAGAACGACCCCGCCCTCGTCACCGAGCTGGACAAGCAGTTCGGCGCGCTGAACACGCTGCTCGACAAGTACCGCGCGGACAAGTCGTCGTACGACTTCACCTCGTACGACAAGGTCACCAAGGCCCAGCAGAAGGAGCTGTCGGACGGCGTCAACGCGCTCGCGGAGCCGCTGTCCAAGCTCGCCGCCGCCGTAGTCGTGAAGTAG
- a CDS encoding heme ABC transporter ATP-binding protein, giving the protein MRLLRPRPAYPTPAEPGDTLAEAVGLRVRLGTREVLCGVSVAVRAGEVLALVGPNGAGKSTLLGALAADLPAAEGVVRIHGRQATEWTAPELALRRAVLPQSATLSFPFTVEDVVRMGRAPHAASPAEDDLAVAAAMAATEVSDFAVRPFSALSGGERARVALARVLAQRTPLLLLDEPTAALDLKHQELVLRVCRERARAGDAVVVVLHDLGLAAAYAHRVAILRAGRVAADGPPAEVFSERLLSEVYDQPVEVLSHPRTGELLVTPRRNL; this is encoded by the coding sequence ATGAGACTTCTCCGGCCCCGGCCCGCGTACCCCACTCCCGCCGAACCCGGTGACACCCTTGCCGAGGCGGTGGGTCTTCGTGTTCGGCTCGGAACCCGTGAGGTGTTGTGCGGGGTGTCCGTCGCCGTCCGGGCCGGTGAAGTGCTCGCGCTCGTCGGACCCAACGGGGCCGGGAAGTCGACGCTGCTGGGCGCGCTCGCCGCGGATCTGCCGGCCGCCGAGGGGGTCGTACGGATTCACGGGCGGCAGGCGACCGAGTGGACCGCGCCGGAACTCGCCCTGCGCCGGGCGGTGCTGCCGCAGTCGGCGACCCTCTCGTTCCCCTTCACGGTGGAGGACGTCGTGCGGATGGGCCGCGCTCCCCACGCCGCCTCGCCCGCCGAGGACGACCTCGCCGTCGCCGCCGCGATGGCGGCCACCGAGGTGAGCGACTTCGCGGTACGGCCGTTCTCCGCGCTCAGCGGCGGCGAGCGGGCCCGCGTGGCGCTCGCCCGGGTGCTCGCGCAGCGGACCCCGCTGCTGCTGCTCGACGAGCCGACCGCGGCACTGGACCTGAAGCACCAGGAGTTGGTGCTGCGGGTGTGCCGGGAGCGGGCGCGGGCCGGGGACGCGGTGGTGGTCGTACTCCACGACCTGGGGCTCGCGGCCGCGTACGCGCACCGTGTCGCGATCCTGCGCGCCGGACGGGTCGCGGCCGACGGACCGCCCGCCGAGGTGTTCTCCGAGCGGCTCCTTTCGGAGGTCTATGACCAGCCGGTCGAAGTCCTTTCGCATCCTCGGACAGGAGAGCTGCTGGTGACCCCGCGACGGAACCTTTGA
- a CDS encoding FecCD family ABC transporter permease, producing the protein MTVLEKAAPSEAVAGTPPRRRHTAAWLLTVGMGLGLLVLVPVAAGIGAYPIPVGDVLASIQHKAGLGGGELDRVAESVLWNVRFPRIVLALLIGASLGCAGTLMQGVFGNPLAEPATIGVSLGAAVGAVAAISLGLTFLGNWTLPAMAFVSGLGTVLLVYAMSRSGGRTEVVTLILMGIAVNAFAGALIGLFIFLADTAAVNQITFWQLGSLAQSTWPKVTAVLPCAVVGLLVAPLYARRLDLLALGDRPARHLGVDVERMRVALILVVALLTAAAVSVSGVIGFIGLVVPHLLRMAAGPGHRFLVPGSALGGAVVLLGADLAARTVAAPAELPLGVLTALLGSPFFFWLLRRTRRRQGGWA; encoded by the coding sequence ATGACCGTACTGGAGAAGGCCGCGCCGTCCGAGGCCGTGGCGGGGACGCCGCCGCGCCGACGGCACACCGCGGCCTGGCTGCTGACCGTCGGGATGGGCCTCGGGCTGCTCGTCCTCGTCCCGGTCGCCGCCGGGATCGGCGCGTATCCGATCCCGGTCGGGGACGTCCTCGCCTCCATCCAGCACAAAGCGGGCCTCGGCGGGGGCGAGTTGGACCGGGTCGCCGAGTCGGTGCTGTGGAACGTGCGCTTCCCGCGGATCGTGCTCGCGCTGCTCATCGGGGCGTCGCTGGGGTGTGCCGGGACGCTGATGCAGGGCGTGTTCGGGAACCCGCTGGCCGAGCCGGCGACGATCGGGGTCTCCCTGGGGGCGGCGGTCGGGGCGGTCGCCGCGATCTCGCTCGGGCTGACCTTCCTCGGCAACTGGACGCTGCCCGCGATGGCGTTCGTCTCCGGGCTCGGCACCGTGCTGCTCGTGTACGCGATGTCCCGTTCGGGCGGGCGTACGGAGGTCGTGACCCTGATCCTGATGGGGATCGCGGTCAACGCGTTCGCGGGGGCGCTGATCGGTCTGTTCATCTTCCTCGCGGACACCGCGGCGGTGAACCAGATCACGTTCTGGCAGCTCGGCTCTCTCGCGCAGTCCACGTGGCCGAAGGTGACGGCGGTCCTGCCGTGCGCGGTCGTGGGGCTGTTGGTGGCGCCGCTGTACGCGCGCCGGCTGGACCTGCTCGCGCTGGGCGACCGGCCCGCCCGGCATCTGGGGGTGGACGTGGAGCGGATGCGGGTCGCGCTGATCCTGGTGGTCGCGCTGCTGACGGCCGCGGCGGTCAGTGTCTCCGGCGTCATCGGGTTCATCGGGCTCGTCGTGCCGCACCTGCTGCGGATGGCCGCGGGGCCGGGGCATCGGTTCCTCGTTCCGGGCAGTGCGCTGGGCGGGGCGGTGGTGCTGCTCGGGGCGGATCTCGCCGCGCGGACGGTGGCGGCGCCGGCGGAACTGCCGCTCGGTGTGCTCACGGCCCTGCTGGGCAGCCCGTTCTTCTTCTGGCTGCTGCGGCGGACTCGGCGGCGGCAAGGGGGGTGGGCGTAG
- a CDS encoding heme/hemin ABC transporter substrate-binding protein, whose product MRRLRTRLTGALLAVLALTTAGCGGASPAGTGAQSTGAKADANRVEPLAGKPDPDLPVTVRSADGGKVTVGKADRVVPLSGSLGELVFTLGLGDRVVARDITATFAQAAKLPVVTRGHDVSAESVLSLRPDLVLAETTTGPAEAMDQIRAAGIPVLVVAPARGLDDVDPRIEAVAAALGVPAAGKALTDRTERRIAAVRKDVPREKEKPRVAFLYLRGSASVYLIGGKGSGATSLIEAAGGVDAGAESGLAKDFTTITSEALVKAAPDAILVMSKGLESVGGVDGLVKIPGIAQTPAGADRRIVSIEDGALLSYGPRTDQVLKSVVAQLYEGDAA is encoded by the coding sequence GTGCGACGTTTGCGCACACGACTTACGGGCGCGCTGCTGGCGGTGCTCGCCCTCACGACGGCCGGCTGCGGGGGCGCGAGCCCCGCGGGGACCGGCGCGCAGAGCACCGGCGCGAAGGCCGACGCCAACCGGGTCGAGCCGCTCGCCGGCAAACCGGACCCCGACCTCCCGGTCACCGTCCGCTCCGCCGACGGCGGGAAGGTGACCGTCGGGAAGGCGGACCGCGTGGTCCCGCTCTCCGGCAGCCTCGGCGAACTCGTCTTCACGCTCGGGCTCGGCGACCGCGTGGTCGCGCGGGACATCACCGCCACCTTCGCGCAGGCGGCGAAACTGCCCGTCGTGACCCGGGGCCATGACGTCTCGGCGGAGAGCGTGCTGTCGCTCAGGCCGGACCTGGTGCTCGCCGAGACCACGACAGGCCCCGCCGAGGCCATGGACCAGATCCGCGCCGCGGGCATCCCCGTCCTGGTGGTCGCCCCGGCCCGGGGACTCGACGACGTGGACCCACGCATCGAGGCCGTCGCCGCCGCGCTCGGGGTGCCCGCTGCAGGCAAGGCGCTGACCGATCGGACGGAGCGACGGATCGCCGCTGTGCGAAAGGACGTTCCGCGCGAAAAGGAAAAGCCGCGGGTCGCCTTCCTCTATCTGCGCGGCTCCGCCTCCGTCTATCTCATCGGCGGCAAGGGCTCCGGTGCCACCTCCCTCATCGAGGCGGCCGGAGGGGTCGACGCCGGGGCCGAGTCGGGCCTCGCGAAGGACTTCACCACCATCACCAGCGAGGCCCTGGTCAAGGCGGCACCGGACGCGATCCTCGTGATGAGCAAGGGACTCGAGTCGGTCGGCGGCGTCGACGGGCTGGTGAAGATCCCGGGCATCGCTCAGACGCCGGCCGGCGCGGACCGCCGGATCGTCTCGATCGAGGACGGTGCGCTGCTGAGCTACGGGCCGCGCACCGACCAGGTGCTGAAGTCGGTCGTGGCGCAGCTGTACGAGGGGGACGCGGCATGA
- a CDS encoding HtaA domain-containing protein — MSAHPRALVAVLCAAVLGALLPATAAHAASRAVQGGRLDWGVKSSFQSYVTGPIAKGSYSLTGGAATVGSGGFRFHSAAGTYDGDTGAFRASFSGGVHFVGHRTDAGAYQLDLTLSRPTVRISGSTGTLYVDVTSKAKGTGTVTTSSQVPFAALSLGGIDMRGGGDAVVLNNLPATLTSQGARSFAGYYTAGTALDPVSLSADVVAARTTEPTPSPTPSATKSPAKKKTSGGKLVDGAVDWGVRRTFREYVTGDIAKGEWALSSGAEDGGALFRFPDGRGTFKDGGLQASFKGEVRFTGAHGLDLRLSGVRVTVEHGKGTLYADVRAPGFTGDKVPLVTFTADELKAKDGLAKVTEAPAKLTAEGTKAFGGMYRAGTGMDPVSLAVATTADAGLPALPDLGSTPTPSASPTSAEPSAEPVASTSDDDGVPALPIGLAAGSLLLVVAAFAFVAVRRRRTRPAAAAPAPTSDTD; from the coding sequence ATGTCTGCCCACCCACGTGCCCTGGTCGCTGTGCTCTGCGCGGCCGTGCTCGGCGCCCTGCTCCCGGCGACCGCCGCCCACGCGGCGAGCAGGGCCGTGCAGGGCGGCCGGCTCGACTGGGGCGTCAAATCCTCCTTCCAGAGCTATGTCACCGGGCCCATCGCGAAGGGGAGTTACTCCCTGACCGGCGGCGCGGCGACCGTGGGCAGCGGCGGCTTCCGCTTCCACTCGGCGGCGGGGACGTACGACGGCGACACGGGCGCCTTCCGGGCCTCCTTCTCCGGCGGCGTCCATTTCGTCGGCCACCGCACGGACGCCGGCGCCTATCAGCTCGACCTCACGCTCAGCCGCCCCACCGTCCGCATCTCCGGCTCCACCGGAACCCTGTACGTGGACGTCACCAGCAAGGCGAAGGGCACCGGGACGGTCACGACGTCCAGTCAGGTGCCCTTCGCCGCCCTCTCCCTCGGCGGGATCGACATGCGCGGCGGCGGCGACGCGGTCGTGCTCAACAACCTCCCCGCCACGCTCACCTCCCAGGGCGCCCGCTCCTTCGCCGGGTACTACACCGCCGGGACCGCCCTCGACCCGGTGAGCCTGTCGGCGGACGTCGTCGCGGCGAGGACCACCGAGCCGACCCCCTCGCCCACACCGAGCGCCACCAAATCCCCGGCGAAGAAGAAGACTTCGGGCGGCAAGCTGGTGGACGGCGCCGTCGACTGGGGGGTGCGCCGCACCTTCCGCGAGTACGTCACCGGCGACATCGCCAAGGGCGAGTGGGCACTGTCCTCAGGCGCCGAGGACGGCGGCGCGCTGTTCCGGTTCCCCGACGGGCGGGGGACGTTCAAGGACGGCGGCCTTCAGGCGTCGTTCAAGGGCGAGGTCCGCTTCACCGGGGCGCACGGCCTCGACCTGCGGCTGAGCGGCGTCCGCGTCACCGTCGAGCACGGCAAGGGCACGCTCTACGCCGACGTGAGGGCGCCCGGCTTCACCGGCGACAAGGTGCCCCTGGTCACCTTCACCGCCGATGAACTGAAGGCGAAGGACGGCCTGGCGAAGGTCACCGAGGCGCCCGCGAAACTCACCGCCGAGGGCACGAAAGCCTTCGGCGGGATGTACCGGGCGGGCACCGGGATGGACCCCGTCTCCCTGGCCGTCGCCACCACCGCCGACGCCGGACTGCCCGCCCTGCCCGACCTCGGCAGCACCCCCACGCCCAGCGCGTCGCCGACATCGGCCGAACCGTCCGCCGAACCCGTCGCGAGCACCTCCGACGACGACGGCGTCCCCGCTCTGCCGATCGGCCTCGCGGCCGGGTCCCTGCTGCTGGTCGTGGCCGCCTTCGCGTTCGTCGCCGTACGCAGGCGCCGTACCCGGCCGGCCGCCGCGGCCCCCGCCCCCACGTCCGACACGGACTGA
- a CDS encoding HtaA domain-containing protein produces the protein MPTNDRRRRPVVLAAAVATAATLGATALATLGAGTASAAEVPLSGYELTWGIKQSYRTYVTGMAAGTFTATDGASQAAGNGAFTFTDGSGTYDSTAHTVDLGFKGSVRIVSQAHGFDITLSDVRFDSAAAEITADVTKSGTTTQDVPLADVTVTRTMTDMTTKLTKEAADTLGSPGYEGAAGDPLTVVQKTTSPSPTPTPTATPTQSPSPTSTPTATATATESATPTAPATESASPSTSASPSEAPARGDIADGTLGWGVKQSFRSYVVGGVANGGITTSGGASQAADNGVFTFTDATGEYDTDADTLSADFKGAVTFKGHKGQGEDGGYGLDLTLTGLRVTLDEGVGELTADVTSLGEKTEDVVLADLKADEPDLAAQEDVITADDVTATLTEAGAKAFGGFYTAGTELDPVDLAVALTADAELPDDGGTGGSTGGGSGSGGSTSGGSTGGSSGTAGSTTGGVTGGLASTGSDVPVAALGTAAAVTVAAGAGVVIAMRRRRTQA, from the coding sequence ATGCCCACCAACGACCGCAGACGCCGTCCCGTCGTCCTGGCCGCCGCCGTCGCCACCGCGGCCACCCTCGGCGCCACCGCGCTCGCCACCCTCGGCGCCGGCACCGCCTCGGCGGCCGAAGTCCCGCTCAGCGGCTACGAGTTGACCTGGGGCATCAAGCAGTCCTACCGGACCTATGTGACCGGCATGGCGGCCGGCACCTTCACCGCGACGGACGGCGCCTCGCAGGCCGCCGGCAACGGCGCGTTCACCTTCACCGACGGCTCCGGCACCTACGACTCCACCGCCCACACCGTCGACCTCGGCTTCAAGGGCAGCGTGCGGATCGTCTCTCAGGCGCACGGCTTCGACATCACGCTGTCCGACGTGCGGTTCGACAGCGCGGCGGCCGAGATCACCGCCGATGTCACCAAGTCCGGTACGACCACGCAGGACGTGCCGCTCGCCGACGTCACCGTGACCCGGACGATGACCGACATGACGACCAAGCTGACCAAGGAGGCCGCGGACACCCTCGGCAGCCCGGGGTACGAGGGGGCGGCGGGGGACCCGTTGACGGTGGTGCAGAAGACCACCTCGCCGTCTCCGACGCCGACACCGACGGCCACCCCCACCCAGTCCCCGTCGCCGACCTCGACGCCGACCGCGACCGCCACGGCCACGGAGTCGGCGACCCCGACGGCCCCCGCGACCGAGTCCGCGTCGCCCTCCACCAGCGCCTCCCCCTCCGAGGCCCCGGCCCGGGGCGACATAGCCGACGGCACGCTCGGCTGGGGCGTGAAGCAGTCCTTCCGTTCGTATGTCGTGGGCGGTGTCGCGAACGGCGGGATCACCACGTCCGGCGGTGCCTCGCAGGCCGCGGACAACGGGGTCTTCACGTTCACCGACGCGACGGGGGAGTACGACACCGACGCCGACACCCTCTCCGCGGACTTCAAGGGCGCCGTGACCTTCAAGGGCCACAAGGGCCAGGGCGAGGACGGCGGTTACGGCCTCGACCTCACCCTGACGGGCCTGCGCGTGACCCTCGACGAGGGCGTGGGCGAACTCACCGCCGACGTCACCAGCCTCGGGGAGAAGACCGAGGACGTGGTCCTGGCCGACCTGAAGGCGGACGAGCCGGACCTGGCCGCGCAGGAGGACGTCATCACGGCCGACGACGTGACGGCCACCCTCACCGAGGCCGGCGCGAAGGCGTTCGGCGGCTTCTACACCGCCGGCACCGAACTCGACCCGGTCGACCTGGCGGTGGCCCTCACGGCCGACGCCGAACTGCCGGACGACGGCGGCACGGGCGGCTCGACGGGCGGCGGCTCGGGGTCCGGCGGTTCGACCAGCGGCGGTTCGACCGGCGGCTCCTCCGGTACGGCGGGCTCGACGACCGGCGGTGTCACGGGCGGTCTGGCCAGCACCGGGTCCGATGTGCCGGTGGCCGCACTCGGCACGGCGGCCGCGGTGACGGTGGCGGCCGGCGCGGGCGTCGTGATCGCGATGCGCAGACGCCGTACCCAGGCGTAG
- a CDS encoding PhzF family phenazine biosynthesis protein, with the protein MTDYDVLRVFCGPSGGYGNELGVVREGSVLPDPEERQAFAAKLGFSETVFVDDPERGVIDIYTPSVRLPFAGYPCVGTAWLLDVPELVTPAGVVGARIDGEFCWIEARPEWAPPRTLRQYGSAREVDGLAVPPVGEWIYAWAWEDEAAGRVRARGFPGRGDGVAEDEATGAAAIQLTHRLGRALNITQGTGSQLLTAPQPGDWVELGGRVVLER; encoded by the coding sequence GTGACTGACTACGACGTCCTCCGCGTCTTCTGCGGGCCGAGCGGCGGGTACGGCAACGAGCTCGGTGTCGTCCGCGAGGGATCCGTGCTGCCGGACCCCGAGGAACGACAGGCGTTCGCGGCGAAGCTCGGGTTCAGCGAGACCGTGTTCGTGGACGACCCCGAGCGCGGGGTCATCGACATCTACACGCCCTCCGTGCGGCTGCCCTTCGCCGGGTATCCGTGCGTCGGCACGGCCTGGCTGCTCGACGTGCCCGAACTCGTCACGCCCGCCGGGGTGGTCGGCGCGCGGATCGACGGGGAGTTCTGCTGGATCGAGGCCCGGCCGGAGTGGGCACCGCCGCGCACCCTGCGGCAGTACGGCAGCGCGCGCGAGGTCGACGGCCTCGCGGTGCCGCCCGTGGGGGAGTGGATCTATGCCTGGGCCTGGGAGGACGAGGCCGCCGGGCGGGTGCGCGCGCGAGGGTTCCCCGGGCGGGGTGACGGCGTCGCGGAGGACGAGGCGACCGGTGCCGCGGCCATCCAGCTCACCCACCGGCTCGGGCGCGCGCTCAACATCACCCAGGGCACCGGTTCCCAGCTCCTGACGGCACCTCAGCCCGGCGACTGGGTCGAGCTCGGCGGCCGGGTGGTCCTGGAGCGCTGA
- a CDS encoding heme oxygenase (biliverdin-producing): MDSFSTVIRTASHEEHVQAETSTFMSDMLGGRLGVDAYARYTEQLWFVYEALEAGAERLASDPVAGPFIRPELFRLASLERDLAHLRGPGWRSLVSALPATRAYADRVRECAEDWPAGYIAHHYTRYLGDLSGGQIIRDKAEKTWGFTRKGDGVRFYVFEEISNPAAFKRSYRELLDEVRADDLEKQRIVAECKRAFALNTAVFRALGEEFPLSA; encoded by the coding sequence ATGGACTCCTTCTCGACAGTCATCCGCACCGCCTCGCACGAAGAGCACGTGCAGGCGGAGACCTCGACGTTCATGAGCGACATGCTCGGCGGCCGGCTGGGCGTGGACGCGTACGCGCGGTACACCGAGCAGCTGTGGTTCGTGTACGAGGCCCTGGAGGCCGGTGCCGAGCGGCTGGCGTCGGATCCGGTGGCCGGTCCGTTCATCCGGCCGGAGCTGTTCCGGCTGGCGTCGCTGGAGCGGGACCTGGCGCATCTGCGGGGCCCCGGGTGGCGCTCGCTGGTGTCCGCCCTGCCGGCCACCCGGGCCTACGCGGACCGGGTCCGCGAGTGCGCCGAGGACTGGCCGGCCGGCTACATCGCCCACCACTACACCCGCTACCTCGGCGACCTCTCCGGGGGCCAGATCATCCGCGACAAGGCCGAGAAGACCTGGGGTTTCACGCGCAAGGGCGACGGGGTCCGGTTCTACGTCTTCGAAGAGATCTCCAACCCGGCCGCGTTCAAGCGGAGTTACCGGGAGCTGCTGGACGAGGTGCGCGCGGACGACCTGGAGAAGCAGCGGATCGTGGCGGAGTGCAAGCGGGCGTTCGCGCTGAACACGGCGGTGTTCCGGGCACTGGGCGAGGAGTTCCCGCTGTCGGCGTGA
- the map gene encoding type I methionyl aminopeptidase — protein sequence MSGQSLLVPGELSPTRSVPGNIRRPEYVGKPAPTPYKGPEVQTPETVEAMRVAGRIAARAMAEAAKLIAPGVTTDELDKVAHEYMCDHGAYPSTLGYRGFPKSLCTSLNEVICHGIPDSTVLRDGDIINLDVTAYIGGVHGDNNATYLVGDVDEESRLLVERTRESLSRAIKAVKPGRQINVIGRVIESYAKRFGYGVVRDFTGHGINSSFHSGLIIPHYDSPHATTVIQPGMTFTIEPMLTLGTHEYDMWDDGWTVVTKDRMRTAQFEHTLVVTETGTEILTLP from the coding sequence ATGTCTGGCCAGTCGCTGCTCGTACCAGGGGAGCTGTCTCCCACCCGTTCCGTACCCGGAAACATCCGCCGGCCCGAGTACGTCGGCAAGCCCGCGCCGACGCCGTACAAGGGTCCGGAGGTGCAGACCCCGGAGACCGTCGAGGCGATGCGGGTCGCCGGCCGTATCGCCGCGCGGGCGATGGCCGAGGCGGCCAAGCTCATCGCGCCCGGCGTGACGACGGACGAGCTGGACAAGGTGGCGCACGAGTACATGTGCGACCACGGGGCCTACCCCTCCACGCTCGGCTACCGCGGCTTCCCGAAGTCGCTGTGCACCAGCCTCAACGAGGTCATCTGCCACGGCATCCCGGACTCCACGGTCCTGCGCGACGGCGACATCATCAACCTCGACGTCACGGCGTACATCGGCGGGGTGCACGGCGACAACAACGCCACGTACCTGGTGGGTGACGTGGACGAGGAGAGCCGTCTGCTGGTGGAGCGGACCCGCGAGTCCCTCAGCCGCGCGATCAAGGCCGTCAAGCCGGGCCGTCAGATCAACGTCATCGGCCGGGTGATCGAGTCGTACGCCAAGCGCTTCGGCTACGGCGTGGTCCGTGACTTCACCGGCCACGGCATCAACTCGTCGTTCCACTCGGGCCTGATCATCCCGCACTACGACAGCCCGCACGCGACGACGGTCATCCAGCCCGGGATGACGTTCACGATCGAGCCGATGCTGACGCTGGGCACGCACGAGTACGACATGTGGGACGACGGCTGGACGGTCGTCACGAAGGACCGGATGCGCACCGCGCAGTTCGAGCACACGCTGGTGGTGACGGAGACCGGCACGGAGATCCTCACGCTGCCGTAG
- a CDS encoding MFS transporter: MTAESPTPDPARPSRLRSVLPDLAPWRASADFRRLWLAGLVTTFGSFLTFVALPVQIKELTGSAAAVGAIGAVELVPLIVFGLYGGALADALDKRKLILWTEAGQAVLSAALLVNALLPTPAIWPLYVVAALSSALVSVQRPALDALLPRIVAHDHLPAAASLNALRWQVGGVAGPALAGVVVAYAGLGWAYGADLVTFVVSVALAVGLSPSPASHEAAKPSLKAIAEGARYAWSRKELLGTYVVDIAAMLFALPLAVLPFLADELNAPWSLGLMYAAMPAGAMVVSLTSGWTSRVHRHGRAVVLAAALWGVAVAAAGVSRNVWLVLLFLALGGAADMVSGVFRGVMWNQTIPDELRGRLAGIELLSYSVGPQLGQTYTGGVAAWKGVRTSVWSGGLLCVGAVGLLALCLPKLMTYDARTNEHAVRLREQRGAAAAPAPAVAPAEG, translated from the coding sequence GTGACCGCCGAATCCCCCACGCCCGATCCTGCCCGTCCCTCCCGGCTGCGCTCCGTGCTCCCCGATCTCGCGCCCTGGCGGGCCTCCGCCGACTTCCGGCGGCTGTGGCTGGCGGGGCTGGTGACGACCTTCGGCAGCTTTCTGACGTTCGTCGCGCTGCCCGTGCAGATCAAGGAACTCACCGGGTCGGCCGCGGCGGTGGGCGCTATCGGGGCCGTGGAGCTGGTGCCGCTGATCGTGTTCGGGCTGTACGGCGGCGCGCTCGCCGACGCGCTCGACAAGCGGAAGCTGATCCTGTGGACGGAGGCCGGCCAGGCGGTGCTGAGCGCGGCGCTGCTGGTCAACGCGCTGCTGCCGACCCCGGCGATCTGGCCGCTGTACGTCGTCGCCGCCCTGTCCTCCGCGCTGGTGTCGGTCCAACGCCCCGCCCTGGACGCCCTGTTGCCCCGGATCGTGGCCCACGACCACCTCCCGGCGGCCGCCTCCCTCAACGCGCTGCGCTGGCAGGTCGGCGGTGTCGCGGGTCCCGCCCTGGCCGGCGTGGTCGTCGCGTACGCGGGGCTCGGCTGGGCGTACGGCGCGGACCTGGTGACGTTCGTCGTCTCCGTCGCCCTCGCCGTCGGCCTCTCCCCCTCCCCCGCCTCCCACGAGGCCGCGAAGCCGTCCCTGAAGGCCATCGCCGAGGGCGCCCGGTACGCCTGGAGCCGCAAGGAGCTGCTCGGCACCTACGTCGTCGACATCGCGGCGATGCTGTTCGCGCTGCCGCTCGCCGTGCTGCCGTTCCTCGCGGACGAGCTGAACGCCCCCTGGTCGCTGGGCCTGATGTACGCCGCGATGCCGGCCGGCGCCATGGTGGTGAGCCTGACCAGCGGCTGGACCTCGCGGGTGCACCGGCACGGGCGGGCCGTGGTGCTGGCGGCCGCGCTGTGGGGCGTGGCCGTCGCGGCCGCCGGTGTCTCGCGGAACGTATGGCTGGTGCTGCTGTTCCTGGCGCTCGGCGGCGCCGCCGACATGGTCAGCGGCGTCTTCCGCGGGGTGATGTGGAACCAGACGATCCCTGACGAGCTGCGCGGCCGGCTCGCCGGGATCGAGCTGCTGTCGTACTCGGTGGGCCCGCAGCTGGGCCAGACCTACACGGGCGGCGTCGCGGCCTGGAAGGGCGTGCGGACGTCCGTGTGGTCGGGCGGGCTGCTGTGCGTGGGCGCGGTGGGGCTGCTGGCGCTGTGCCTGCCGAAGCTGATGACGTACGACGCGCGCACGAACGAGCACGCCGTCCGGCTGCGGGAGCAGCGCGGGGCGGCAGCCGCGCCGGCGCCCGCGGTGGCGCCGGCGGAGGGCTGA